The Paenibacillus sp. JQZ6Y-1 sequence ATCGCATGATAATTCGCTGTTAATGAAAAGCTTCCACCATGCAGGATCAGCTCCGGTGGTTCTGCGAATTTCCACTGATCTAGCAAATGATCCCCTTTGTCAGCAGATAGCAATACGCAGCCCGCCTGCGATAAACCATTCAATCGTTCCAAGCATTGCAATCCAGCAACAGGGAACAAGATGTGCGAGTCCTCCAAGTGCTCCCGATAGAGCGCAATCACATCGCGGTAAGGATAGGTGGATTGTTCGTATTCAGGCGCCCGTCGGTGCTCATAGCGTAGCTGGATATTTTTCAGCAATTCCGATGCTTGCGGCGATTCCAAATGTTCCAGACCTTGAACATGTACGTCGGTTTCATACACGTTTCCGTCACCTATATATAGCAACTCTTGCGGAATGCTGTCAAAGAAATAGTTCGCAATAACGACAACGGGTTGCTTGAGCTGCTTTTCACGAATCGTGATGCCAGATACCACCAGATTCAGCTCCGTATCATGAACCGCATCATATTGCGCAAAATCCAGTAACCCTTCGGCAATAAAAGATTGCAGCGCGGGATGCTCCTGCCATGCCAATATATTGTTCAGCGCCAAGTCTGTCATCACATAACGGAATGGAGGTAGCGTAATGCCTGCATAATCTCGAATACGGCATAGCTCATCCAACAGATGATAAGCGAAGCGCCCGGCTCCCGCGCCAAGCTCTACGATAATAACAGGTTCGGAAGGATGCTCCATCTTCGCCCGATCTTGCAGAAACCCAAAGAGCACTTCTGCATAAGTAGCAGCAATCATCGGATTACTTGTGATATATTGAGGCACTTGGTTGTTTTTCCAAGCCTTTGTTCCTTGTTCTTCATAATATTGGCGCTGAATATTCCAGATCGGCGCCTCGCTGAATCGGTAACGTTGTTCGTTGTTGCTTGTCATGTAAAAACCTGCTTTCTAAAGTTGAGTCCACGGTATGCTGCACATTGTAGAACAATCCTTAAATCCTTACTTTCTTACGTTCTCTACAGCTATTCCTGCTTATGCGTACGACTACGTTTGTAAGACGAGCGAATCCGTTCGTTGAACAGTCGCCCTTTCACTATCGTTTTCTATAGTATAAAGAACTTGAACGAATGTTACGATGGGTCCATTGATTATAGTGTAAACGGAGTCTATACTACATTATAGTCTAATTAGACTATAATGAGATGGTAAAGGAGTTTCCGCTATATGATACAGTCATTTTTAATGTTGGGTCAGTCGAATATGGCAGGTCGTGGATGTTTGCATGAAGTCGATCCGATTTATAATGAAAAAATAAACATGCTGCGCAATGGGCAGTGGCAGATGATGACAGAGCCGATCAATTACGACCGCCCCGTGTCGGGTGTGAGCCTTGCGGCGTCCTTTGCAGAGGCTTGGTCAAACGCTCATCCTGACGAGGAAATAGGCTTGATTCCATGTGCGGAGGGCGGCAGTTCTTTGGATGATTGGCACCCAGAAGGCATCCTATTTCAGCATGCGTTGTCCGAAGCACGCTTTGCTCTGCGATCCAGCGACATCTGCGGAATCCTGTGGCACCAAGGGGAGAGCGACAGCCATAGCTCACTGCACGAAACGTATCATGAGAAATTAACCGTGATCATGCAGACGCTCCGAGACGAACTGAAGCTGGATAACGTGCCATGGATCATAGGCGGGCTTGGTGATTTCCTTGGCAAGACTGGTTTTGGACAGCATGCGACAGAGTACCAGCAGATCAACGAACAATTGCAGCGCTTCGCTCAGGAACAGCAGCATTGTTATTTTGTAACAGCGGAGGGTTTGACGGCGAATCCTGACGGCATTCATATCGACGCGGCTTCGCAGCGCATATTCGGCTACCGTTATTTTCAGGCATTTTCCCAAAAGAGTCATATTATGCAGCCTATTGCTGGAGAAGAGCAGTCTCTCAATGTGAAGCGAGCCTATTCCCAAAAGGAACAAATCTATATTCACAGTCTAGAACTAGCTTCCCATACGATCACGTACGCACAATTTGAGGCGCTAATGGCGAAGGTGATGCAGCCATGATCCCGTTACTCATCCTTGGCTTGCTCATCCAAAATCCCGGCGCTCACGGCTATGAACTACTGGCTCTTATGGAAAAACGTCATTACAAATACATCGTAAATTTCACCAAAGGATCGTTTTATTATCATTTGCAGCAGCTTGAAGAAAAAGGCTGGATTGAACAGATGCAACAGAATCCGTTGACCAGTGGACGAGAAACGCGGAACTTTATCATCACCGAATTAGGCAAGGCTGAATTTGAGCAATTCATGGTCAAATACGGCACCAAATCGGAATATGTAAATCTTCAATGTTACGGAGCGCTTCTCTTTGCCGAGGAATATGACAAAGACAAATTGCTGGAGCTGATCCAATCGCAAATCGACCAGACCCAAGCCCGCATCGCTCTGCTTGATGAATATCTGTCCCATACGCAGGAACCTCACGGTACTATCGATTACTACCGCCGTATGAATGAAAACTCTCGTGCGCATCACTTGGTTAATTTGGAATGGTTTGAGCAATTGAAAGCGGGAATACAGGGGACTGTTTAGTGTAATAAAGACGTGAGATCAATGGCTCCTCATGGAATCAACAATTGGATAGGGTGGTGAGACTGTGAGGAGCCTTTTCATATATGGATCGTGGCTTTCAAATGTAGATAAGGATGAAGAATGGATGATTCTTGTGCGATATCGCCTGTGAGTATATCACCTGTGAGCACAAAGATGTCTTGCACTGCTATCATCATACAGATTCCACGATAAGCAAAATAAAACTGCGCCATAGATGCGCAGTTTTACAGATCGTTTTGGCATGGCAGTTGTGACTCATTGCTGCTGCCGCAACCTCATTCTAGCAATCACGACTTCGATGACGAGCAGATTCGGAATCCAGCAAGCCCAAGCGACAACGCGAAATGCCGCCTCGAAATCGCCAAGCAGAATAGCTAGCGGCGCTAACAAGATGCGAAGCGTGACCGCGGAAAACGTAAGCGCATAACTGCGCAGCATCCATACTTGATGAGCTTGGACGTCTTTGGCGATAATTTTTCTTACTGCAATAAGCGTAGTCGAAACCCACAGTACATCGAGCGACATAAACCCAAGCCCGGAAATCCAGCCGCCTGTGGCAAACAGGGACAAATACACATTCACGATCCCACTAATTACAATCGAGACAACATATCCATATCCCAATCGGCGATGCCAACGCCTCCTAGCATGGGTTGGCTTTATAAAGAGTTGAAACGGCCCTATCATCAAGGCAAAGATCGCCGTAAAAATATGGGCGTATAGCACATAGAGCCATGGTTTGAGTTCAAAATTCGGCTTTTGCAATTTGAACGAAACCAGCCCAGCATCACTCGCTTGAAGAAAGCCATACTGGACAATAGCGTATCCAGCAATCAAAAATGCGAGAATGAACACGAGTGTCCGAGTCTTTTTACTTGCCATATGAATCCTCCTCCTCCGTTAGCTGTAGGGAAACTATTCACTGCTTGTGCTGTTCCAGTGTTCCGCTGTATTTTTGCTGCAAACGGATCTTGGCTTCCTCCCAGCTTGGAATCGTATCGCCATCCCAATGGATAGAATGAAATTCATCTCCGATTCGACGCGCCGCTTTCATTGTCTTGGCATGATTGCCGTGATTGCGGTAGTCCAGCATGCGATCCTTATTCTCCCATACCGACATCGTCCAGCCTACATTCCAACCATCGTGTGAAAGGTCGGAATGTACCAATCCGGCAGCCGTATTCAGTTGCTTGGTTGACCGAACCATATGGTAAATAAAAAGCGGCAGCACCCACATGCCCTTCACTCGCATCCGCGTCACTGAAATCAACATCGAAATCGCCCCTTCCACGAAACATTCATGTTCGGTTTACAATGTAGTCGGCATCCAGCAGTTAGCGAATGACCGCCAATCTGATGTAGCCTTTCGCTCCTATAACTAACATATACATGCATTCTCAAAAGCTTTTTCCTATCGGTAGGATGTGTATTCTAAGTATAGGGCATGGAACGCTGCTGTCTTTGCCTTTTCCGTCGGAGTCTTTGCCTAATTCAACAGATTCATTCGCTTCATAAAAAACATCCACGAAGCTCCATGCCCGCAGAAATTAAAGATGCATTTGAATTTGAAGTAGTATTTTTGTTTTTTTGCTTGTATTTGTAGTTACCGTTCCCTTCGACTGCTCAATGGTATACATTTATAGATAAAATCAAAACCACTCCTACTACGGAGTGGTTTCTGAGCATCTCGCTTGTATTGAACTATTGTTTTCCATCCAGTTGACTACGCATTGGTGTCCAACATGGCTGGCATATTGATTTCTTTTACACAAGAGGCTTTGGAAAGGTTCATCACGCATTTTACTAAAGACACTATATCTTGAAGCGGAATCTGCGTTCCTTTGTGTGTTGCCAAGACTTTCTCAACGCCATCTTCCAATGGAATCTGGGTAGCAATCTCACCCGGATTGATACAAGTCACACCGATCTCATACTTCTTCACATGCTCCCGTATCGCATTTCCAATACCACGCAAACCGAACTTAGAAGCTGTAAAGGAAACTTGCGTGAAATCATTATGTTCAAGCCCTGCCGTAGAGCCAATCAAGAAAATTTTCCCGTTATCTGACTGTTTTAGATTCGGTAATAGCTTCTGTATGCAGGTAATAGCGGAAGTTACATTGATGTTGATGATGTTAACGATCTCAGCCGGATCATCGTTCTCAAAATCATAGTCATCTCGGAATCCTTTGCTTTCCCATATCCCTACATTGTAGATCAATACGTCTAATCGAACATTATGTAATGCTTTTGCAACCAGATCGCTGGCATCCGAATTCGCCAGATCCGCCTCAATCCAATATTTCTGGATACCATCTTCAACATCTAAAATGTTTGGACGCGTTCTAGAAACAATCCAAACCTGATCACCTTGTTCCGGCAATCCTTTAACGAATGCCTCGCCTAATCCTTTACTTGCTCCAAATATAATGAAGTTTTTCATGAGTTCTCCTTTGGGGGATGATAGTTATCTGTCGGAATGTAGCAATATACTTACCGCTCTAATTATAAACTACAATTCCATCCCTATCCATCATCAGCCACTCTTCCAGGCATCCAGTCAGGTTGCAGTTCAGCTCTAACCCTACGGATTCTAACGATGTCCACAAAACCTATTCAGTCGATTCACAACTGCATATTCTACAACATAGTCACTTCTCAGTTCTATCACACCTGTCGCCGAAAAGAAATTCCTGCATGTCGAATGAATACAAAAAAACGAGCCTGCTAAGGCTCGCTTAATGTATTGAAGTAGCTTTATAATTACGTGTCTCTTATACGTTTGCTTTATTTATAATCTGCTCGTTAGGATGTGATGGTTACTTCAATCCCGACTGTGCCTTCGTGAGCAGCTTCCCACCTTGAAAAGCAATCACAGCATTGGAACCATTGCCAGCTGCACCTTTATAGCTGTACACGACCATGTTCTCTGTTTCGCTTAGCGCTTCACCTTCGCCGCCTAGAATGTTGATGACCTCTTCTACGGACATGCCAACCTCCAGCTTCTTATACTGGGCAAACGTAATCAGCACCCCGTCCCCTTTTCCAGCAGAGCCATTATTGCCTGTGCTAGTCGATGTCTGACTGTTCACACCTTGTCCAGCAGTAGCGCCACCAGCTGCATCAAGTTCTGTCATCTTTTTCTCCAATTCAGCAATTTTCTGCGCTTGCTCATCACTTTTAATACTCTGTTCATCGAGCTTTTTCTCCAGCACCGCGATTTTGTCCTGTAACGCATTCGTATCTACAGATTCAGCCGGAGTCGCTTCTGATCCACATGCAGATAGAAGCAGCATGGATAAGACCACGCTGGTTCCACCAATTACCTTTTTGTTCAATAGATTCATCTTGAATCCCTCCATTTTCAGATTAGCTAGCTGGTTCTAAGGTTATACCGCTATGATTTGCCTCAATGCTCTATGTAAACATATTGATATTAGTTTATCATATAGACTAGTAATGTATCTGCACCTTTGGCTCTGAGACTTCTTGATTAGAAGCGCTCCAACATGTAACAATTTTATATATTAACACGGGTATATTCCTGTGCCGAAAAAACTCGTTTCTAAAAATATATCGGTTTACCCTCATGCCCGTTCCTATGCAACATTCATATAAAAAGAGTGGTCAGAATTTCTGATCACTCTCTATGAGTATCTGTTCTCAGTATCGCCTTTAACTAAATCATTGCTTCATTTCTGGTAGAGCAATTTGTATTTGAGCGATTGACCGAGATGGTTCACCATCCAAAAGTGATGGACGACGATAGTTACTTATGATACGGCTCTCCCCGATTAATCTTCACCGCACGATACACCTGCTCCACCAGCACCAATCGCATCAACTGATGCGGCAACGTCATCCGACCAAAACAAAGCCGTTGCTGCGCTCGTTTCAGCACCTCATCCCCAATCCCATGACTGCCACCAATCACAAACACCACATGACTATTCCCATACGTGCCCAGCCGATCAATCTCCGCCGCCATCTCCTCCGAACTCCACAGCTTCCCGTCCAGCGTCAACGCGACTACATGTGCATCCGGCTTAATCTGCGCCAAAATCCGCTCGCCTTCCTTGTCCTTCACAATCTTCACTTCCGCATCACTGAGCGTATCCGGTGCCTTCTCATCATTCACTTCCGTCATCTGAAACTTAATATACGGCGTCAATCGTTTACTATACTCCGCAATCCCCTGCACCAAATACTTTTCTTTCAGCTTCCCTACACCAATAATCTGAATATGCATAATCTGCTCCTTTATGTTCACTGTAGGACTATTTCAGCCAGAGTCCATCATTGTTCCTTATTCGTGAGATGCATGATCTTTCATCAGTGCAGGCAACAAAATATGATCGATTAATCCAGCATAGAAGTTTGTATCAAACGTCTTATGCTCAATCAGCCCTCGATAACATGCCGATGAGGTGATAACCTGACAGACCATCTCAATATCCGCACCGACAGCAACCTCTCCGCGGCGCTGTGCCCGGCGCATTAATTCCCTATTCACGTTCACCCACGGATCAAAGATGCCCGCCAATCCCAATTCCGGCAGCTCCGCATGCTGCAAAAAGGAACCGAGCTTGGCGAATATGCGGAATTTGCGTTCGTGATCTTGCATTGACGACGGCTTCACTACTGCCAGTAGATCGCCGCGCAATGTGCCGGTATCTGGTAGCGACTCCAGCTCAAGATGGCTTTGGTTCATCCATGATAAAGCATCTCGAACAACCTCGACTTTGGACGACCAACGGCGGTATACGGTTGCTTTTCCGGCTTTGGCTCTAGTCGCAATCATATCCATCGTCATTCCGTCGTATCCGGCTTCGGCAAGTATATCGATCGCAGCTTCTAGAATTTTGGCATCTCGTGTATGGTCGCGTTTGCGTCCCATTTTGGGGACGGATGGTGGAGTCGATTCGCCCGTTCCTTGCGGCTGATTAGACTCTGTTTTGTCATTATGATTCATCGTATATACTCCCTTTTTACGAAACTATATAGTTTCGGAACTTTACAGTTCCGTTTATGTGTGATTTAATGTTATTATCCCACATACAACGGGAAATATATAGATGGTATTCCATCCCAAAAGGAGCTTCTCTCATGTCGAATCAATCTGTTGCGTTAATTACCGGTGCGAACAAAGGAATTGGATTACAAATTGCCAAAGATCTGGCGGGACATGGTTTCACCGTACTGATCGGTTCGCGCAATCTGGAAAATGGAGAACAAGCTGCCCGCAGCATTGGATCGAATGCACATGCGGTCCAATTGGATGTTACGA is a genomic window containing:
- a CDS encoding SAM-dependent methyltransferase, encoding MTSNNEQRYRFSEAPIWNIQRQYYEEQGTKAWKNNQVPQYITSNPMIAATYAEVLFGFLQDRAKMEHPSEPVIIVELGAGAGRFAYHLLDELCRIRDYAGITLPPFRYVMTDLALNNILAWQEHPALQSFIAEGLLDFAQYDAVHDTELNLVVSGITIREKQLKQPVVVIANYFFDSIPQELLYIGDGNVYETDVHVQGLEHLESPQASELLKNIQLRYEHRRAPEYEQSTYPYRDVIALYREHLEDSHILFPVAGLQCLERLNGLSQAGCVLLSADKGDHLLDQWKFAEPPELILHGGSFSLTANYHAIQYFFEQQGALALFPPHHYKNINVGYILHVDKPMDYVHSRLAYRRCIERFGPDDFFNIKVWVDRHIESMGMQELLSFWRLGGYDSEFFIQSLKHISDLLPDATDDEHEDLWMGIQTMWASYYVMAQRYDLALDIGLILFEMGMYEQSKHFLEISVQQDTDEIVSTVYYCLALCCFELEIEEEAWMYVRKLLEVEPDHEEALALMSQFDLHS
- a CDS encoding sialate O-acetylesterase, whose product is MIQSFLMLGQSNMAGRGCLHEVDPIYNEKINMLRNGQWQMMTEPINYDRPVSGVSLAASFAEAWSNAHPDEEIGLIPCAEGGSSLDDWHPEGILFQHALSEARFALRSSDICGILWHQGESDSHSSLHETYHEKLTVIMQTLRDELKLDNVPWIIGGLGDFLGKTGFGQHATEYQQINEQLQRFAQEQQHCYFVTAEGLTANPDGIHIDAASQRIFGYRYFQAFSQKSHIMQPIAGEEQSLNVKRAYSQKEQIYIHSLELASHTITYAQFEALMAKVMQP
- a CDS encoding PadR family transcriptional regulator — its product is MIPLLILGLLIQNPGAHGYELLALMEKRHYKYIVNFTKGSFYYHLQQLEEKGWIEQMQQNPLTSGRETRNFIITELGKAEFEQFMVKYGTKSEYVNLQCYGALLFAEEYDKDKLLELIQSQIDQTQARIALLDEYLSHTQEPHGTIDYYRRMNENSRAHHLVNLEWFEQLKAGIQGTV
- a CDS encoding DUF2306 domain-containing protein, with the translated sequence MASKKTRTLVFILAFLIAGYAIVQYGFLQASDAGLVSFKLQKPNFELKPWLYVLYAHIFTAIFALMIGPFQLFIKPTHARRRWHRRLGYGYVVSIVISGIVNVYLSLFATGGWISGLGFMSLDVLWVSTTLIAVRKIIAKDVQAHQVWMLRSYALTFSAVTLRILLAPLAILLGDFEAAFRVVAWACWIPNLLVIEVVIARMRLRQQQ
- a CDS encoding DUF3291 domain-containing protein — its product is MLISVTRMRVKGMWVLPLFIYHMVRSTKQLNTAAGLVHSDLSHDGWNVGWTMSVWENKDRMLDYRNHGNHAKTMKAARRIGDEFHSIHWDGDTIPSWEEAKIRLQQKYSGTLEQHKQ
- a CDS encoding SDR family NAD(P)-dependent oxidoreductase; translation: MKNFIIFGASKGLGEAFVKGLPEQGDQVWIVSRTRPNILDVEDGIQKYWIEADLANSDASDLVAKALHNVRLDVLIYNVGIWESKGFRDDYDFENDDPAEIVNIININVTSAITCIQKLLPNLKQSDNGKIFLIGSTAGLEHNDFTQVSFTASKFGLRGIGNAIREHVKKYEIGVTCINPGEIATQIPLEDGVEKVLATHKGTQIPLQDIVSLVKCVMNLSKASCVKEINMPAMLDTNA
- the rlmH gene encoding 23S rRNA (pseudouridine(1915)-N(3))-methyltransferase RlmH, whose protein sequence is MHIQIIGVGKLKEKYLVQGIAEYSKRLTPYIKFQMTEVNDEKAPDTLSDAEVKIVKDKEGERILAQIKPDAHVVALTLDGKLWSSEEMAAEIDRLGTYGNSHVVFVIGGSHGIGDEVLKRAQQRLCFGRMTLPHQLMRLVLVEQVYRAVKINRGEPYHK
- a CDS encoding TetR/AcrR family transcriptional regulator, which encodes MNHNDKTESNQPQGTGESTPPSVPKMGRKRDHTRDAKILEAAIDILAEAGYDGMTMDMIATRAKAGKATVYRRWSSKVEVVRDALSWMNQSHLELESLPDTGTLRGDLLAVVKPSSMQDHERKFRIFAKLGSFLQHAELPELGLAGIFDPWVNVNRELMRRAQRRGEVAVGADIEMVCQVITSSACYRGLIEHKTFDTNFYAGLIDHILLPALMKDHASHE